In Hyla sarda isolate aHylSar1 chromosome 12, aHylSar1.hap1, whole genome shotgun sequence, a genomic segment contains:
- the RPRML gene encoding reprimo-like protein: MNGTIFNQTVLDQAAYYNTSQGLGSFIGCCNGTRAVITSDGGSVVLIPDERSLFISRVVQIAVLCVLSLTVIFGIFFLGCNLLIKSESMINFLVKDRRPSKDVGAVILGLY, encoded by the coding sequence ATGAATGGGACCATCTTTAACCAAACGGTCCTGGACCAAGCAGCTTACTACAACACATCCCAAGGACTTGGGTCTTTTATTGGATGTTGCAATGGAACCAGGGCTGTCATCACAAGCGATGGGGGTTCTGTTGTCTTAATTCCAGATGAGAGAAGCTTGTTCATCAGCCGGGTGGTCCAGATAGCTGTTCTGTGTGTCCTATCCCTCACTGTCATATTTGGCATcttcttccttggctgcaacttaCTCATTAAGTCTGAAAGTATGATAAACTTCTTAGTGAAGGACAGGAGGCCATCGAAAGATGTGGGTGCAGTGATTCTGGGTCTCTACTGA